CAGACGGGAATCTGTTGGAAAATTACAAAGTAATTATTATGAATGACTTACAGTCATATTTTTAGCTCAGTATTTCAGTTTGACCTAGAATTTGTTAAGAAAGGTGGTTTAACTTGTTTCGAGAACAGTAATAGCAGTAGTTTAAGGAGTACTGATAAATTACTTTACCTCTTGTTGTTAGTGATGTCTGTACCCCTATGTCTGTGAAAAAgaattattgaaaaatttgtttaagGCTCATTTTTATACTGTCAAAATTGTCTAAGAGGACTTAAATGTGTTCTATAGATAATATGATAACCAATTGTTATTAACAGATAGACATAAAAGACATCCACTATAAAAATGGGTTCTGTTAACTGCAATTATTTACCATGTGTAGGTAGTGGGATTATTGTTTCTGCAGTACATTTTTTGGCAGGTGAGTTGTATTGTGAAGGAAGTGGCAAAGCCGAAAGGGAAAGTCCTGCCTGCCACATTTTTTATGAGTTTTGAATGCTCCCCACTTTTGTTACCTTTGTTGGAACGATTTGATTTGATTACCCAGTCAGGAAGAGTGGTATAATAGGAAACTGATCTGCAAATGAGGCAGGTGAAGTGTAACAATCAAGTCATGGATAAAAAGAATTAGATGTTGCAAGTTATTTAAGATACATGCAGGATATTCTGTAGTTACTTTAAATATGAGAAAGTTAAACTTTTATTCAACAGCGATTTAGgtgcaaaaaaaatgtttcttgttcaaaagaggtcaaagaatcCCTAAATTGCTTGAGAGGTCAAATTCTGCTTCATGACGAAAACCAGAGATGCTAGAATGGACAGGAAACACATCAGCCTCATTCATAAAGTCTCAATGGGCAAATATAATGCTTGCTCAGTGTAAAGGAATAATTGTCTATAGCATACTCTACCCGTGTAAATTTTCTAACCTATGAGTATTATCAAGCACTCTTTTCATGTTGAGCTGGGATTGATCACGCACTTTGCACTCCATGACAAAAATGTCGTCTGATGTGCTTTTGTTAAATAGCCGATTCTGTGTTTTAAAACAAGATTAGCTAGTTTCAGTTGTTTTTTAAGAAAGGATAACAGATGTCTTGAATATTGAGATGTACTTAGCATCAAAAAATGCCTTTGTAGAATTTTATCAAGCATAAGTCTTATTAAGGAGTGGAGCCTCTTTATACATtgcttaattttaattaatttccgCATTGACATGCTAACTTTTCCTTGGGAGATAGTAGAGACACTTGGTGTTTTATCATTTCTCAGCAAATTAGAGACTCCCATAAGGCTGGTTGTAGAGTATTCAAATTACCCAAGAATTGTGACAGGTGGCATTTCAAATGAACTTGTATCCACTGTTCTTGTGCGTTTGGTGCCAAAACAGCACTCCCACGCTAATCCTGCAAGCTATGAACACTACTGGAGTAAACCATGTGAAAAGCATGTGAAGATCATGTGAAAGACATGTGAAAATTTCACTTGCTTTTTCACATGGGCATGTGTGAAAAACAGTGTGAAATCACCATGTGAAAACCAAGTGAAATGGGATGGTCCTTTTCACATCATGGATGATGTGAAAAAACTATGTGAAATAGGAAATTCACATCATGCATTGTATAGACTAGGCTTAATGATATGATGTGAAAAACTATGTGAAACCTGTGAAAAAACTATGTGAAATAAGAAAATTCACATCATGCATTGTAAGACTAGGCTTAATGATATGATGTGAAAAACTATGTGAAACCTGTTTTGATTGATGTGTAAACATGTGAAATTTCAGTTTCACATTCTTTTTCACTTTATCTTGATCATCTCAGATCCGGTATACGTACCTGGCCGGACATATCATATATATATGCATGCAGATCATGCGCATGCCCATGATCTATATGCAGCCTATAGCTTCATGTACCTGGCCTGATCATGATCGATCATGTGATTAAATTAAATCTGACATGATCATTACTTTATATAGCGATCtactacatgtatatatatatagctcGGTCGTCAATTTTTCATTAACTTTAATTAATTTCAAGATGATTTGTCCCAATTAAAATGCAAGTGGCATATATATACACATATATATACGTCAATGTCAAATCATTGTTGCAAGTCCGGCACCAGGTCCGATCCTAGCCTCTAATGAAACCAAAATGTAGCAATTTCATTAAGCAAATTGAACACAGGCAATTTAACCCTGAAGaaagaacaatttatttttagttaACGGTCACCAGGACAGGCTAATCAAATTACaatgtttaattattaaaatataaaGTTATATATACAAAATCTAGAATAAAATGtatgttttgtattttgtataaACCAAACTATCTATATTATTATAGAAACCCATCCATCACAGTTAATAAAGACATAATTGAAATAaggtaatgatgataatgaatcATAAATATAATATaagtaattatttaaaaataatcagtCCACTGGCCAGcagtgataataataaattcttaTAAGCGACACTAGCACTAGTACTTTTAATTTAGTTCAAGATCAAAATATGATCCTGTaaagaataatattttaataattaaaatgttCAATTAATAAATCAATTTAATTATCATTATAAATTTCtataaaacaaattatattatTTCTGATAATATAATATCGTTTATTAGTATATCAAGCCAGTGGACAGTGTGTTATGCGCTGcatgattggctactcaaactCGGGATAGCATGTGCTATTCACCTCCCAGTGCACAAATGTATTTGCAAAAGACTTTTTTGCAGTATTCTGAGAGATAACAAATCAATTATTTTGGGGATTCTATCTCACTGGTttggtatatactaaaacaccaccactagccacctccactgcggggaataattgttaactggTATGTATATTATAAATTATATGTAATCAAAATCTAAACTGACTTTTGCCATTCGGCGCCTCTTTTCTGGTAATGGCGCAGGGGCATGGACAGCCTCACCAACAGGTACATACACATACCCCTTATATTTGCAATAGTTTGTTGGCTCTGTTTGTTTGTCAGTTGGTGTCACCTGCAGGTCTTGGCTTTCCTTGCTGATTGCCGTTTTCTCCGGTTCCTTGGGCTTAATTTGTGTTGCCTTTTTCTCCGGTTCCTTGGGCTTACTTTGTCTTGCCG
The sequence above is a segment of the Porites lutea chromosome 3, jaPorLute2.1, whole genome shotgun sequence genome. Coding sequences within it:
- the LOC140929472 gene encoding uncharacterized protein, giving the protein MQSNFLKSDDKVELTGPNTEKYLCEIQVGQKFYWPENQLLKHVAKSKQSKPKEPEKTATQRKPKEPEKTARQSKPKEPEKKATQIKPKEPEKTAISKESQDLQVTPTDKQTEPTNYCKYKGYVYVPVGEAVHAPAPLPEKRRRMAKVSLDFDYI